The Salvia miltiorrhiza cultivar Shanhuang (shh) chromosome 1, IMPLAD_Smil_shh, whole genome shotgun sequence genome has a window encoding:
- the LOC131014446 gene encoding uncharacterized protein LOC131014446, translating to MGSVHERRQQQQLLHHKTIFIPLFCRLSLKDIKRHSAPSDEPSSPKVSCMGQVKKRSNRVAPTPNHTYSKLKKLFSSKALLPAKTNDFKKDCDAEVVDVAELDPPLPVLKKEAAAPNLWKRRFNGAALKTLQIEIVSVAPTVSTDQFF from the coding sequence ATGGGAAGCGTACACGAgcggcggcagcagcagcagctcctccaTCACAAAACCATCTTCATACCTCTCTTCTGCCGCTTATCTCTGAAAGACATAAAGCGGCATTCGGCTCCCTCCGACGAGCCATCCTCCCCTAAAGTGAGCTGCATGGGCCAAGTCAAGAAGAGAAGCAACCGCGTCGCCCCAACCCCAAACCACACCTACTCCAAGCTCAAGAAGCTCTTCTCTTCCAAAGCCCTCCTGCCCGCCAAGACCAACGATTTCAAGAAAGATTGCGATGCCGAAGTGGTGGACGTCGCCGAGCTTGATCCGCCGCTGCCGGTGCTGAagaaggaggcggcggcgccgaaTCTGTGGAAGAGGAGGTTTAATGGGGCGGCGCTCAAGACGTTACAGATCGAAATTGTTTCTGTAGCGCCAACTGTATCAAcagatcaatttttttaa